The following are encoded in a window of Fulvia fulva chromosome 7, complete sequence genomic DNA:
- a CDS encoding Mitochondrial chaperone BCS1 — protein MDQNASGSIKALSDGKASKEDIVKQLANVSSGDGSVWSQLLSNPFFTAGFGLAGLGAALRYGSLGLRRAAELVRHRMLVDLEITRHDESYSWVLNWMTHQYQNQLMPLAQRERVGIVESLIRRLTPGLHHLQITTHVSRTASGSQQTAFALVPGHGRHILRYKNAFLAVNRERVGKSFDANGQPFETVKFTTLYYYRHIFEDIFQEAHQMAVQSTEGKTIVYTSRNVSWERSGEPKRRRPFESVVLDKGVSDRILADVREFLDARTWYLDRGIPYRRGYLLYGPPGTGKTSFVQALAGQLDYNIAMLSLSQRGLTDDLLNHLLLNVPARTIVLLEDADAAFSNRRQRDEEGYSGANVTYSGLLNALDGVASAEERIIFMTTNHIDRLDDALIRPGRVDMTMQLGNASQWQMEQLWDRFYSEQDPSGEGKRRFVQKAMAAGLVDNVSTAALQGLFLYNKGDVGGAIALIDKLAAHRPGSQPIQQQA, from the coding sequence ATGGATCAAAATGCATCGGGATCCATCAAGGCGCTGAGCGACGGCAAAGCATCAAAGGAAGACATTGTGAAACAGCTGGCCAATGTCAGCAGCGGCGATGGCAGCGTCTGGTCGCAACTGCTGAGCAACCCGTTCTTCACTGCAGGCTTTGGCCTAGCAGGACTGGGAGCTGCTCTGCGATATGGCTCGTTGGGTCTGAGGAGAGCCGCTGAGCTCGTGCGGCATCGTATGCTCGTTGATCTCGAGATCACGAGACATGACGAATCGTACAGTTGGGTGCTGAACTGGATGACCCACCAGTATCAGAATCAGCTCATGCCGCTGGCTCAACGAGAACGTGTTGGCATAGTCGAATCTCTGATCCGGCGTCTTACGCCCGGTCTGCACCATCTACAAATCACGACACACGTCTCGCGTACAGCCAGTGGCTCCCAACAGACCGCATTCGCTCTCGTCCCTGGCCATGGTCGACACATCCTCAGGTACAAGAATGCTTTTCTGGCTGTCAATCGCGAGCGTGTGGGCAAAAGCTTCGACGCGAATGGCCAACCTTTCGAGACCGTGAAGTTCACCACGCTTTACTACTATCGGCACATTTTCGAGGACATCTTTCAGGAAGCACACCAAATGGCTGTGCAAAGCACAGAAGGCAAGACCATCGTCTACACAAGTCGGAACGTCAGCTGGGAGAGATCTGGCGAGCCGAAACGGCGAAGGCCTTTCGAATCGGTTGTGCTCGATAAGGGCGTCTCGGACAGGATCCTAGCCGATGTTCGAGAGTTTCTGGATGCTCGTACATGGTATCTTGACCGTGGCATTCCCTATCGCAGAGGCTACCTTCTTTACGGTCCACCGGGAACCGGCAAGACATCTTTCGTGCAGGCTCTGGCAGGTCAATTGGATTACAACATTGCAATGCTTAGCCTCAGTCAGCGTGGATTGACAGATGACTTGCTCAATCACTTGCTCTTGAACGTACCTGCCCGTACAATCGTACTTCTGGAAGATGCCGACGCGGCATTCAGCAATAGACGCCAGCGAGACGAGGAAGGTTACAGTGGCGCAAACGTCACATATTCTGGCCTGCTCAATGCCCTTGACGGAGTTGCGAGTGCCGAAGAACGAATCATCTTCATGACCACGAACCACATTGATCGCCTGGACGACGCGCTTATCAGACCTGGTCGAGTGGACATGACGATGCAGCTTGGCAATGCAAGCCAGTGGCAGATGGAACAGCTCTGGGACCGCTTTTATTCGGAGCAGGATCCCAGTGGAGAGGGCAAGAGACGCTTCGTACAAAAGGCGATGGCGGCAGGCTTGGTGGACAATGTCAGTACTGCTGCATTGCAAGGCCTGTTTCTCTACAATAAAGGAGACGTTGGAGGCGCTATTGCTCTCATCGACAAGCTTGCTGCACACAGGCCAGGAAGTCAGCCGATACAGCAGCAGGCCTGA
- a CDS encoding Negative regulator of differentiation 1 encodes MLLKHTSAQILGRADPASVTISRVEYDSLLRTSREFELLKTSLYQGGLTPETLALLIAGATVPEQQQRPVDSWADDYDDQPMPYCQPKPFVSGPSKSNGMSWRSNSNTGGFNLAPGSGAFKTVEQQPSQASLQVPNVNRNVSYGVTPSSVPEDNAFEADSFMDDGNTELDTTARGRAGETLRTLYFCNLSPKTSYKDLASVIKGGKVLSITIRSERSATVTFLDAAADYLTWSKRNDVYLHARRVEVRWAERQSNLNGHIANKITNGATRNILIRNAVDKGLTEQRIRDDMEHIHGLVIIEVTYQSGNAYVSTNSVHNALFARTCMMSRSDYRGCKIEFYPDECDVALPARAKPTPTAASEPTKKNMAPNNRFDMLNMSSNGSSGSDEGVWRHQLGSGNHAITDCLAENRDPLAELEGDSDDEVDSVHIVPRAGVRLDFLDSESTA; translated from the exons ATGTTGCTCAAGCATACTTCTGCCCAGATACTTGGTCGGGCAGATCCTGCAAGCGTCACCATTTCTCGAGTCGAATATGACAGTCTG CTTCGTACCTCGCGCGAATTTGAGCTGCTCAAAACCTCACTCTATCAAGGCGGCCTGACTCCCGAGACACTTGCCCTTTTGATCGCTGGCGCAACAGTTCCTGAGCAGCAACAGAGGCCTGTCGACTCTTGGGCAGACGATTACGATGACCAGCCCATGCCTTACTGCCAACCGAAGCCCTTCGTCAGTGGGCCATCCAAGTCAAACGGCATGTCATGGAGGTCCAACAGCAACACCGGTGGGTTTAACCTTGCACCAGGCAGCGGCGCATTCAAGACTGTTGAGCAGCAACCATCTCAAGCCAGTCTGCAAGTGCCCAACGTCAACCGTAACGTCAGCTATGGCGTTACGCCTTCTTCTGTTCCCGAAGACAATGCTTTCGAAGCTGACAGCTTTATGGACGACGGCAACACTGAGCTGGACACCACAGCTCGCGGCCGCGCCGGCGAAACGCTGCGCACACTGTATTTCTGCAACCTCTCCCCAAAGACTTCGTACAAGGATCTGGCCTCTGTGATCAAAGGCGGTAAGGTCTTGAGCATCACGATCCGTTCCGAGAGGAGCGCAACCGTCACGTTCTTGGACGCTGCAGCAGACTATCTCACCTGGTCCAAGCGCAACGATGTCTACCTTCATGCCCGACGTGTCGAGGTAAGATGGGCAGAACGACAGTCTAACCTCAATGGTCACATCGCAAACAAGATCACCAACGGTGCCACCCGCAACATTCTGATCCGCAACGCTGTCGATAAAGGCCTCACCGAGCAGCGCATCCGCGACGATATGGAGCATATTCATGGCTTGGTCATCATCGAGGTCACTTACCAGAGCGGTAATGCTTACGTATCGACCAACTCAGTGCATAACGCACTCTTCGCCCGGACTTGCATGATGAGCAGATCGGATTATAGAGGTTGCAAGATCGAGTTCTACCCCGACGAGTGCGATGTCGCTCTCCCTGCTCGCGCCAAACCGACTCCAACAGCCGCCTCGGAGCCTACCAAGAAGAACATGGCCCCCAACAATCGTTTCGATATGCTGAACATGAGCAGCAATGGCTCTTCTGGTAGTGATGAAGGTGTGTGGCGTCATCAATTGGGCAGTGGGAACCATGCAATCACTGACTGTCTCGCAGAGAACCGCGACCCGCTTGCTGAACTCGAGGGCGACTCGGACGACGAGGTAGACTCCGTGCACATCGTTCCACGCGCTGGTGTCCGACTCGACTTCCTCGACTCAGAGAGTACTGCGTGA
- a CDS encoding Putative hetero-Diels-Alderase: MTGANFCTGAMKLQHTLFTLLAGTTTAHPHHHTDALRQIYQYPLGTWIENLAIRPSDEILVTLLDTARVDQFSPWGLDPKPKTIATFPDALSVSGIAEVEEDVFVVAVGNFSLGGENAGPVEGGWGLWSVDVRTEEVGMEKVVGLWEMEFPNGMTTLPVLKDVLVGDIRTGKIWRVNTTPGEHEVVIENNLTAVVPDPIYGVSGVNGLKVHDGALYFANTGQALFAKLPINTDGTPAGEPSIITRAINSTLQYDDFAIQGENAYLVTGSGNSIEKVGLDGTRKRRIIAGSLNSTLIAQPTACAFGRTEWDRHVLYVVTAGGLVVPVNGDEVVGAQVLAVDMRRWEGLGREEG, from the exons ATGACAGGTGCTAACTTTTGCACAGGAGCCATGAAACTCCAACACACCCTCTTTACTCTGCTCGCCGGCACCACGACTGCTCACCCACATCACCATACTGACGCACTAAGGCAAATCTACCAATACCCCCTTGGCACCTGGATCGAGAACCTCGCCATAAGACCAAGCGATGAGATCCTAGTGACGCTTCTTGACACGGCTCGAGTCGATCAATTCTCACCATGGGGGCTCGATCCAAAACCTAAGACGATTGCGACGTTTCCGGACGCATTGAGTGTCTCGGGCATTGCGGAGGTGGAGGAGGATGTTTTCGTTGTTGCGGTGGGAAATTTTTCGCTTGGGGGTGAGAATGCTGGGCCTGTGGAGGGGGGTTGGGGGTTGTGGAGTGTGGATGTAAGGACGGAAGAGGTGGGAATGGAGAAGGTGGTGGGGTTATGGGAGATGGAGTTTCCGAATGGGATGACGACATTGCCTGTCTT GAAAGATGTCCTGGTCGGCGATATCCGCACGGGGAAAATCTGGCGTGTCAATACCACGCCTGGAGAGCATGAAGTCGTGATTGAGAATAACCTCACTGCCGTGGTGCCGGATCCAATCTATGGGGTCTCTGGCGTGAACGGACTGAAAGTTCATGATGGCGCCCTATACTTCGCCAACACAGGCCAAGCCCTCTTCGCAAAGCTTCCAATCAACACAGACGGCACCCCAGCAGGAGAGCCCTCGATCATCACCCGGGCTATCAACTCGACACTCCAATACGACGACTTCGCGATTCAGGGTGAAAATGCATATCTCGTTACCGGCTCTGGCAATTCGATTGAGAAGGTTGGACTGGATGGGACGCGGAAGAGGAGGATCATTGCGGGGAGTCTGAACTCGACGCTGATTGCGCAGCCGACTGCTTGTGCGTTTGGGAGGACGGAGTGGGATCGGCATGTGTTGTATGTGGTCACTGCGGGCGGACTTGTGGTGCCTGTGAATGGGGATGAGGTGGTTGGGGCGCAGGTTTTGGCTGTTGATATGAGGCGGTGGGAAGGGCTTGGGAGGGAAGAGGGGTGA
- a CDS encoding Alpha-amylase, with translation MPDNATLLQGFEWNVPADGKHWKRLLHALPVLKECGIDNIWLPPGCKASSPEGNGYDVYDLYDLGEFDQKGGVGTKWGTKDDLIALSQKAQELGVGLYWDAVLNHKAGADKKEKADAVEVDENDRNTEVSDSYQINAWLGFDFPGRGDKYKNKGWSETVDDEQGNADFMMFADVDYSHPEVEEDVKNWGTWIVKEVGLQGFRLDAVQHFSERFTNDWVEHVRKKTVKEVFMLDKMNHRFSLFDAPPLYNFSRLSTTEDADLRTVFDNTLVKAEPVNAVTVVMNHDTQPGQTMDPKVEGFFKLLAYALILLQDAGYPCLFYGDLYGISGDNPEPPSCGNKLPDMVLARKLYAYGQQDEYLDQPTCIGFVRRGNEEHHAGLAWVMSNAGPGEIRMAVGEMHAGQVWTDVLGWQQEGVEIDEEGYGLFKCPGTSVSIWVRKDAKGRDRFPVQFDHEIYKSC, from the exons ATGCCGGACAACGCGACTCTTCTTCAAGGCTTCGAATGGAATGTACCTGCAGATGGGAAGCACTGGAAGCGTCTTCTTCATGCTCTACCTGTTCTCAAAGAGTGTGGTATCGACAACATCTGGCTTCCACCGGGTTGCAAGGCCAGCAGTCCAGAGGGGAATGGGTACGATGTCTACGACCTGTACGACCTGGGCGAGTTCGACCAGAAGGGCGGTGTCGGCACGAAATGGGGCACCAAGGACGACCTCATAGCATTGAGTCAGAAAGCGCAAGAGCTGGGTGTAGGACTCTACTGGGACGCAGTTCTCAATCATAAAGCGGGCGCAGACAAGAAAGAGAAGGCAGACGCTGTCGAAGTAGATGAGAACGATCGCAACACCGAGGTCAGCGATAGCTACCAGATAAATGCATGGCTTGGCTTCGACTTTCCAGGAAGAGGCGACAAATACA AGAACAAAGGCTGGAGCGAGACGGTCGACGATGAGCAGGGTAACGCAGATTTCATGATGTTCGCCGATGTGGACTACAGCCACCCAGAAGTTGAGGAAGACGTCAAGAATTGGGGAACATGGATCGTGAAAGAAGTCGGCCTCCAAGGATTTCGTCTCGATGCTGTCCAGCACTTCTCTGAGCGCTTCACGAATGACTGGGTAGAGCATGTGCGCAAAAAGACGGTCAAGGAGGTGTTCATG TTGGACAAGATGAACCACAGGTTCTCTCTATTCGACGCGCCGCCGCTTTACAACTTCTCGCGTCTCAGCACCACAGAAGATGCAGACTTGCGGACAGTCTTCGACAACACATTGGTCAAGGCAGAGCCCGTGAATGCTGTCACGGTGGTCATGAATCACGACACCCAACCTGGTCAAACAATGGACCCCAAGGTCGAAGGCTTTTTCAAACTTCTCGCCTACGCCCTCATCCTCCTCCAAGACGCCGGCTACCCATGCCTGTTCTACGGCGATCTCTACGGCATCAGCGGCGACAACCCCGAACCACCCTCATGCGGCAACAAGCTGCCTGACATGGTATTGGCTCGCAAGCTCTACGCATACGGCCAGCAAGACGAGTACCTCGATCAGCCTACCTGCATCGGCTTCGTCCGCAGAGGCAACGAAGAGCACCACGCTGGCTTGGCGTGGGTCATGTCGAATGCCGGACCTGGCGAGATCAGGATGGCTGTGGGGGAGATGCACGCGGGTCAGGTATGGACAGATGTGCTGGGGTGGCAGCAGGAAGGGGTTGAGATTGATGAAGAGGGGTATGGCTTGTTCAAATGTCCGGGCACGAGTGTGAGTATTTGGGTTAGGAAGGATGCGAAGGGGAGGGACAGGTTTCCGGTTCAGTTTGATCATGAGATTTACAAGAGTTGTTAA
- a CDS encoding Acetate permease A, producing the protein MAQGESSSVEHVDRAKQTGWGHYGGNPLAHQWTNDTSASARYAAFGGALQPGLYKAPQHKFANPAPRGLAGFALTTFLLSCINLGTRGLAAPNLVVGPAYAYGGLCQLLAGMWEIALGNTFGGTALSSYGSFWISVGITLTPGGFGIESAYADTGEFYAAFGLYLFGWMIFTFFLWILTLRATLTFNLLLLTVWLTFLMLGASYVDAQNDPEGMPDVTLTRAGGGFGIVAAFLAWYNMFAGMADRSNSFFLIPVLHFPWSEKGREARKAKLEGDSNEEMA; encoded by the exons ATGGCACAAGGCGAATCGTCGTCGGTAGAACATGTCGACCGAGCAAAGCAAACTGGATGGGGACATT ATGGCGGCAATCCTCTCGCACATCAATGGACCAACGACACCTCCGCGTCAGCTCGATACGCAGCATTCGGCGGTGCCCTCCAACCAGGCTTATACAAAGCACCACAACACAAATTCGCCAACCCAGCACCGCGTGGACTCGCCGGCTTCGCACTGACAACATTTCTATTGTCATGCATCAATCTTGGCACCAGAGGTCTGGCGGCACCGAATTTGGTCGTTGGTCCTGCTTATGCCTACGGTGGATTGTGCCAACTCTTAGCTGGCATGTGGGAGATTGCCTTGGGCAACACGTTTGGTGGCACGGCACTGTCTTCCTATGGCAGTTTCTGGATCTCTGTCGGGATCACATTGACACCGGGTGGCTTTGGAATTGAAAGTGCGTATGCCGATACGGGCGAGTTTTACGCGGCATTCGGCTTGTATCTGTTCGGATGGATGATCTTCACGTTCTTT CTGTGGATCCTCACATTGCGGGCTACTCTAACGTTCAACCTCCTGCTCTTGACTGTCTGGCTGACCTTCTTGATGCTGGGCGCGTCCTACGTCGACGCACAGAACGATCCGGAGGGCATGCCAGACGTTACTTTGACTCGTGCGGGTGGAGGTTTTGGTATCGTCGCGGCATTCCTGGCATGGTACAATATGTTCGCTGGAATGGCCGATCGGAGCAATAGCTTTTTCCTGATTCCAGTGCTTCATT TTCCGTGGAGCGAGAAGGGGCGGGAAGCCAGGAAAGCGAAGTTGGAAGGCGATTCGAATGAGGAGATGGCGTGA
- a CDS encoding Transcription factor tau subunit sfc6, with amino-acid sequence MPGLRSSNRTTPRRKYTVDAFEGIDALQSSSASGSGDEDSQGDESSDQDGRHEEDYRAEGEAAESDDDSMSGVEELGTIEDEAEGGSDAGELLLDEDISIADDPLPGAFGKKGIPKAPKLVSRDSEGQALYYRGVPEQIHNRINKLERVTYFFGPTEADHGPLAQAFQRWSGEPCLPSRQARAGGRGGLTYLAAHRQEVQDSERNWKWYTEGGGRELFQQRQLSQAINATEARGYLSSDCLRDRSFVMGPLNQRRLYKMRPTQYLTLAEPFAEVAQAGRPARKLPPAYKAGYILNLGARVGCLAWTPSHLGSKQYLAVSVVPERHNDQGPPIQRESAFKPQTPHESSIQLWELTAHKDNYIDTTVPPQLRRVLCAAMGEVRCLEWCPVPFQPSGRLGLLACISSDGALRVYALAEPATGAGTIYTLVEQAAFEARPPDTVCTSCAWISSSRIVASCANGCIGVWDIAKSIKLGSVNPRPELYTSLCTTYILKIISGYPSLPHLVTTTAMDGHTRLTDISSPTPASPSGTAVTQRARIGQPTLAWHDSSRAVLSVEDNGTVRAATVKRFFSTVGIGRVKSQATCIGVSPCHPCTLIGTTNGDTVTSNPINRIARGGRTPIHQQPWFTHEWREPTEEERVAAENDDGQNSNSAKVIAGKDGLTRITEGFKAYQVSMNNQGALGGVNTKNGVPYNTIFEERTAVTAVAWNPNLHVGGWAAAGMADGLLRIEDLAS; translated from the coding sequence ATGCCTGGCCTAAGATCCTCCAACAGGACTACTCCACGAAGGAAGTACACCGTCGATGCTTTCGAAGGAATCGACGCACTGCAATCATCAAGTGCAAGCGGCAGCGGAGACGAAGACTCTCAAGGTGACGAGTCGTCTGACCAGGATGGGCGACACGAAGAGGACTATCGGGCGGAGGGCGAGGCGGCCGAATCTGATGATGACTCGATGTCTGGCGTCGAGGAGCTAGGCACCATTGAGGACGAAGCAGAAGGTGGCAGTGATGCTGGGGAGTTACTTCTGGACGAGGACATATCCATCGCTGATGACCCTCTACCCGGCGCATTCGGCAAGAAGGGCATCCCCAAAGCACCTAAATTGGTGAGTCGAGATTCTGAAGGTCAAGCATTGTACTACCGTGGCGTGCCCGAGCAGATCCACAACAGGATCAACAAGCTGGAGAGAGTGACTTACTTCTTTGGTCCCACCGAAGCGGATCACGGACCTTTGGCTCAAGCATTCCAAAGATGGAGTGGCGAGCCTTGTCTACCAAGTCGGCAGGCTCGAGCAGGCGGCAGAGGTGGCTTGACGTACCTAGCAGCCCACAGGCAAGAAGTCCAGGACTCTGAACGTAATTGGAAGTGGTACACTGAAGGTGGAGGTCGTGAGCTGTTTCAGCAGCGACAGCTTTCGCAAGCGATCAACGCTACAGAGGCTCGGGGCTATCTTTCGAGTGACTGCCTTAGAGATCGCAGCTTCGTCATGGGCCCGCTGAACCAACGGAGACTGTACAAGATGCGCCCAACGCAATATCTGACACTTGCTGAGCCATTCGCAGAAGTGGCACAAGCTGGTAGACCGGCTCGCAAACTCCCGCCTGCATACAAGGCAGGCTACATACTCAACCTCGGAGCCAGAGTCGGCTGTCTTGCGTGGACACCAAGTCATTTGGGATCAAAGCAGTACCTGGCAGTCTCTGTCGTACCCGAGCGACATAACGACCAAGGCCCTCCGATACAAAGAGAATCTGCATTCAAACCTCAGACTCCACATGAGTCGAGCATACAGCTGTGGGAGCTCACAGCGCACAAGGACAATTACATTGATACTACCGTGCCGCCACAGCTCCGTCGTGTGCTATGCGCTGCCATGGGAGAGGTGCGATGCCTGGAATGGTGCCCTGTACCCTTCCAACCTTCTGGTCGCTTGGGTCTATTGGCGTGCATATCGTCTGATGGGGCGCTGCGAGTGTACGCTTTGGCCGAGCCAGCTACTGGTGCTGGAACCATATACACATTGGTCGAGCAAGCCGCGTTCGAGGCTAGGCCACCAGACACAGTATGTACGTCGTGCGCCTGGATCAGCTCATCTCGCATAGTTGCATCTTGCGCGAACGGCTGCATCGGTGTGTGGGACATCGCGAAGAGCATCAAGCTTGGTAGCGTCAACCCAAGACCCGAGCTTTATACCTCGCTCTGCACCACATACATCCTCAAAATTATCTCCGGCTATCCATCATTGCCTCATCTCGTCACCACAACCGCGATGGACGGCCACACTCGCCTCACAGACATCTCCAGCCCAACGCCAGCATCGCCATCAGGAACCGCAGTAACACAACGAGCACGAATAGGTCAACCCACCCTTGCCTGGCACGACTCATCACGCGCCGTCTTGAGCGTCGAAGACAACGGCACCGTTCGCGCTGCTACCGTCAAGCGCTTCTTCAGCACTGTCGGTATTGGTAGAGTGAAAAGCCAAGCAACGTGCATAGGCGTAAGCCCCTGCCACCCATGCACACTCATAGGCACCACCAACGGTGACACCGTCACCAGCAACCCTATCAACCGCATAGCCCGCGGCGGCAGAACTCCCATCCACCAACAACCTTGGTTCACACACGAATGGCGCGAGCCGACCGAGGAGGAGCGAGTCGCTGCTGAGAATGACGATGGCCAGAATAGTAATAGTGCCAAGGTCATTGCTGGCAAGGACGGGTTGACGAGGATTACGGAGGGCTTCAAGGCGTACCAGGTCTCGATGAACAATCAGGGTGCCCTTGGTGGTGTCAATACGAAGAATGGAGTTCCGTATAACACGATCTTCGAGGAGCGGACTGCTGTTACTGCCGTAGCCTGGAATCCGAATTTGCATGTGGGAGGATGGGCGGCTGCGGGTATGGCGGATGGACTTTTGAGGATTGAGGATCTTGCTTCTTGA
- a CDS encoding Glutamyl-tRNA(Gln) amidotransferase subunit A, mitochondrial: protein MAMPLDGRFIGIKANILTKTSVVPSTASSKTLADYHPPFHATVVKHLIANGANVLPNANMDEFGMGSHSQYSHFGPVQSPFKRDGVPLSPGGSSGGSAAWVASKLCWVALGTDTGGSVRLPAAYMGQVGFKPSYGRLSRWGVIQYANSLDTVGILAGKSADARALYRCLDHFDEQDPTSLPLSLRDRIKTNTSRRDPSRLRIGIPLEYNIHELSPAVQSTYTSTLHALQSAGHTLHPVSLPSTRRALSAYYILAPAEASSNLAKYDGVRYGHRTSPSDASPNSTPPLPLYAQTRSEGFGEEVKRRILLGAYTLNSEAIDNYFIQAQKIRRLVQKDFDRVFALSNPLLDTDEVSAEGAEVDVLLTPTAPTLPPTVEELKRQSAVESYTNDVFTVPASLAGLPAISVSVPLSAELLAGMEETDVRSAGMQIIGQFGDDEMVLEAAEVVEKLRS from the exons ATGGCAATG CCACTAGATGGCAGATTCATTGGCATCAAAGCCAACATCCTCACCAAGACGAGCGTCGTGCCATCCACAGCCTCCTCCAAAACGCTCGCCGACTACCATCCTCCCTTCCACGCGACAGTCGTCAAGCACCTCATCGCCAATGGCGCCAACGTCCTACCCAATGCCAACATGGATGAGTTCGGTATGGGCTCGCATTCGCAGTACTCCCACTTCGGGCCTGTCCAAAGCCCGTTCAAGCGAGATGGTGTCCCGCTTTCACCGGGTGGCAGCAGCGGCGGCAGTGCAGCGTGGGTAGCATCGAAGCTGTGCTGGGTAGCACTGGGCACAGATACAGGAGGGAGTGTGAGGTTGCCTGCGGCATATATGGGACAAGTCGGCTTCAAGCCGAGTTATGGGAGACTGTCGAGGTGGGGTGTGATCCAGTATGCAAATTCACTGGACACCGTTGGGATACTAGCCGGGAAGTCTGCAGATGCGAGAGCATTGTACAGATGCTTGGACCACTTCGACGAGCAGGACCCAACTTCTCTTCCACTGTCTTTGCGCGACAGGATCAAGACCAACACCAGCAGAAGAGACCCATCAAGACTCCGCATCGGCATTCCCCTCGAATACAACATCCACGAACTCTCCCCAGCAGTCCAGTCCACCTACACTTCCACCCTCCACGCTCTCCAATCCGCCGGCCACACCCTCCACCCCGTCAGTCTCCCCTCAACCCGCCGCGCCCTCTCAGCCTATTACATCCTCGCCCCAGCCGAAGCCTCCTCCAACCTCGCCAAATACGACGGCGTCCGCTACGGCCACCGCACATCGCCTTCTGATGCCTCACCAAACTCCACACCCCCTCTGCCACTCTACGCCCAAACCCGATCCGAAGGCTTCGGCGAGGAAGTCAAGCGTCGGATCTTACTAGGAGCTTATACTCTCAACTCTGAAGCAATCGATAATTACTTCATCCAAGCACAGAAgatccggcgtctagtcCAGAAGGACTTTGATCGTGTGTTTGCTTTATCGAACCCGCTGCTAGACACCGATGAAGTTTCAGCAGAAGGGGCAGAAGTAGACGTTCTCCTGACACCGACGGCGCCGACCTTACCCCCGACTGTAGAGGAACTGAAGCGCCAGAGCGCGGTGGAGAGTTATACGAACGATGTGTTCACAGTGCCGGCGAGTCTGGCTGGATTGCCTGCAATCTCTGTGTCCGTTCCGTTGTCAGCGGAGCTATTGGCAGGGATGGAGGAGACGGATGTGAGGAGTGCGGGTATGCAGATTATTGGGCAGTTCGGGGATGATGAGATGGTGTTGGAAGCTGCGGAGGTGGTGGAGAAGTTGAGGTCTTAG